From a single Apium graveolens cultivar Ventura chromosome 2, ASM990537v1, whole genome shotgun sequence genomic region:
- the LOC141694801 gene encoding secreted RxLR effector protein 161-like: protein MKDCALIDTPVSKGDKFSLKQCPKNELKIREMQRIPYTSAVGSLMYAQVCTRPNIAFVVGILGRYLSNQGMEQWKAVKRVLQYLKKTKDYMLTYRKSDHLEIIGYSDSDFGGCKDERKSTSGYVYLLAGGAIS, encoded by the coding sequence ATGAAAGATTGTGCACTAATTGATACACCCGTGTCTAAGGGAGACAAATTTAGTCTCAAACAGTGTCCcaaaaatgaacttaagataAGGGAAATGCAAAGGATACCATATACATCGGCAGTGGGAAGCCTAATGTATGCTCAAGTTTGTACTCGTCCTAACATAGCATTCGTTGTTGGAATATTGGGAAGATATTTGAGTAATCAGGGAATGGAGCAATGGAAAGCAGTGAAACGAGTCTTACAGTatttgaagaaaacaaaagacTATATGCTCACATACAGGAAATCAGATCATCTAGAAATCATTGGATATTCAGATTCTGACTTTGGAGGATGCAAAGATGAAAGAAAATCTACTTCGGGCTATGTTTATCTACTGGCTGGTGGAGCGATTTCATGA